One Halarcobacter ebronensis genomic window carries:
- a CDS encoding response regulator transcription factor, which yields MKILLLEDNKKLNSTIKKRLELKGYKISSFIDGQEALDNITEGFSCFILDINVPNIDGITILKKIRTYYSDVPIIIISATVELDMIKDAYDLGCSEYLKKPFFIDELEIKIEKLCQIKDEKIIFDENCFFDYKSSTISIDNELIRLTKKERLLMNLFLTKKNQVITYNAIENYVWEGSFASIDSIRSLVRRLRKNLKKEYIETVVDTGYIFTCI from the coding sequence ATGAAAATATTACTTCTTGAAGATAATAAAAAACTAAATAGTACAATCAAAAAAAGGCTTGAGTTAAAAGGGTATAAAATATCTAGCTTTATAGATGGTCAAGAGGCATTAGATAATATAACTGAGGGTTTTAGTTGTTTTATTTTGGATATAAATGTTCCAAATATAGATGGGATAACAATTTTAAAAAAGATAAGAACCTATTATAGTGATGTTCCTATAATCATAATAAGTGCAACGGTTGAACTTGATATGATAAAAGATGCTTATGATTTGGGTTGTAGTGAATATCTTAAAAAACCTTTTTTTATTGATGAGCTTGAGATAAAAATAGAAAAACTTTGTCAGATTAAAGATGAAAAAATAATATTTGATGAAAACTGTTTTTTTGATTATAAGTCTTCAACTATCTCTATAGATAATGAACTTATTAGATTAACAAAAAAAGAGAGGCTACTTATGAATCTTTTTTTAACTAAAAAAAATCAAGTGATTACCTATAATGCCATAGAAAACTATGTCTGGGAAGGTTCTTTTGCCTCAATTGATTCTATTAGAAGTTTAGTTAGACGGCTAAGAAAAAATTTAAAAAAAGAGTATATAGAAACTGTTGTTGATACTGGTTACATTTTTACCTGTATATAA
- a CDS encoding ABC transporter substrate binding protein codes for MKKITVLFLLFLSFTYLYGKEVLFLNSYHKGYKWSDDIIQEVEKKLKPLKDVELTVFYMDTKRIMTPSYIEKLASLYEEQLKNRKFDLVIASDNSAFEFVLEQKNRLFKNTPILFCGINNFDKTLIEKSIFKDEISGIEEQVDLEKNFELILDLQPELKNLLIINDKSKTGLAMKKDLESIIKKYSKRLNIEYIDNMDIDHLKNKISNLKKDTAILLVLLFKDGTGKYFTYKNGVQQIRAVSHVPIYGLWDFYLDYGVLGGLVTSAIAQGEAVGDMAIRVLNGTPIKEIPIVEKSPNKYLFDYNEIKRFDLDVDGIGRDYEIINEPYSFIKAHTKIAVIALTIIAILLIMIFSMRANIRRRIVVEKALQNRIKFDKVLVDTLPNPIYYKNKDGKFLGCNRAFSELLNISKSEVIGKTAKDFFSLEIALKNQQIDQELLKTLGTNSSEMTLHTPDNHMKHIIINKAVYLNNDGSIGGIVCVMDDITERMQQKQFLIQQSKLAEMGDMVAAIAHQWNEPLVELSAQVQDIQTSFLLNELKGAQVKEFVNDSMVQLKYMSKTLSDFRNFLKPSTKKTLFSIRKAFEEIFEILGKQIYYSNINLKFNYDYKSDELLIYGYENEFKQVLLNLINNAKNKIIEKNSIEKYNLIINILYCENFTTIEIIDDGGNIDENIVDKIFEPYFTTKKDGTGFGLYMAKVIIEDKMGGIITAQNRDKYVVFTIKMPHRKE; via the coding sequence ATGAAAAAAATTACAGTTCTTTTCTTGCTTTTTCTTAGTTTTACCTATCTATACGGTAAAGAGGTTCTATTTCTTAACTCCTATCATAAAGGTTACAAATGGAGTGATGATATTATACAAGAGGTAGAAAAAAAATTAAAACCTCTAAAAGATGTAGAGCTTACAGTTTTTTATATGGATACAAAAAGAATAATGACCCCATCATACATAGAAAAACTTGCAAGCCTTTATGAAGAACAATTAAAAAATAGAAAATTTGATTTGGTTATAGCTAGTGATAATAGTGCTTTTGAATTTGTTTTAGAGCAAAAAAACAGACTTTTTAAAAATACCCCTATACTTTTTTGTGGAATAAATAACTTTGATAAAACCCTTATTGAAAAAAGTATTTTTAAAGATGAAATTAGTGGGATAGAAGAACAAGTAGATTTGGAAAAAAATTTTGAACTAATATTAGATTTACAACCTGAATTAAAAAACCTACTTATTATAAATGATAAATCAAAAACAGGTCTTGCCATGAAAAAAGACCTAGAATCAATCATAAAAAAATACTCTAAAAGATTAAACATCGAATATATTGATAATATGGATATAGATCATCTAAAAAATAAGATAAGTAACTTAAAAAAAGACACAGCAATTCTTTTGGTACTTTTGTTTAAAGATGGAACAGGAAAATATTTCACCTATAAAAATGGTGTTCAGCAAATAAGAGCAGTAAGTCACGTACCAATCTATGGATTATGGGACTTTTATCTTGATTATGGTGTTTTAGGTGGCCTTGTGACCTCTGCAATTGCACAAGGTGAAGCTGTAGGAGATATGGCAATTAGAGTTTTAAATGGAACACCTATAAAAGAGATACCTATAGTTGAAAAATCTCCAAATAAATATCTTTTTGATTATAACGAAATAAAAAGATTTGATTTAGATGTTGATGGGATTGGAAGAGATTATGAGATTATAAATGAACCCTATAGTTTTATAAAAGCCCACACAAAAATAGCTGTAATTGCACTAACAATCATAGCAATACTTCTTATTATGATTTTTTCCATGAGAGCAAATATAAGAAGAAGAATAGTTGTGGAAAAAGCCCTTCAAAACAGAATAAAGTTTGACAAAGTTTTAGTTGATACTCTTCCAAATCCAATCTATTATAAAAATAAAGATGGGAAATTTTTAGGTTGTAATAGAGCTTTTTCAGAACTTTTAAATATTTCGAAAAGTGAGGTTATAGGAAAAACTGCAAAAGATTTTTTCTCTTTGGAGATTGCTTTAAAGAATCAACAAATAGATCAAGAACTATTAAAAACATTAGGAACAAATAGTTCTGAGATGACTCTTCATACCCCTGATAATCACATGAAACATATCATTATAAATAAAGCAGTATATCTAAACAATGATGGTTCAATTGGAGGAATTGTTTGTGTAATGGATGATATTACAGAGAGGATGCAACAAAAACAGTTTCTTATTCAACAATCAAAACTAGCAGAGATGGGAGATATGGTAGCAGCAATTGCCCACCAATGGAATGAACCCCTTGTTGAACTTTCAGCTCAAGTACAAGATATACAAACCTCTTTTTTATTAAATGAGCTTAAAGGAGCACAGGTAAAAGAGTTTGTAAATGATTCAATGGTACAGCTAAAATATATGTCAAAAACCCTAAGTGACTTTAGAAACTTTTTAAAACCCTCTACAAAAAAGACTCTTTTTTCAATAAGAAAAGCCTTTGAAGAGATTTTTGAAATTTTAGGTAAACAGATATATTATTCAAATATCAATCTAAAATTTAATTATGACTACAAAAGTGATGAACTATTAATATATGGTTATGAAAATGAGTTTAAACAAGTATTACTCAATCTAATCAATAATGCAAAAAATAAAATAATTGAAAAAAACTCTATAGAGAAGTACAATCTAATCATAAATATCCTTTATTGTGAAAACTTTACTACAATAGAGATTATTGATGATGGGGGAAATATTGATGAGAATATTGTGGATAAGATCTTTGAACCCTATTTTACTACCAAAAAAGATGGAACAGGCTTTGGTTTATATATGGCAAAAGTTATAATTGAAGATAAAATGGGTGGAATAATAACTGCACAAAACAGAGATAAATATGTAGTTTTTACAATCAAAATGCCTCATAGAAAGGAATAA
- a CDS encoding LutC/YkgG family protein, whose amino-acid sequence MSSKEKILKEIRKNNLAKDMGLPAYINFGIKFENPYKTFCEMIQSVGGDAICIKEESLYDTIKKLYPNENNIASNLEELKEKFLDTNLENDPHNLNTVDLAIVKGEFAVAENGAVWVSNKSNRHRALYFIAQNIILVVKKEDIVNNMHEAYEKIDFDDLTYGVFVSGPSKTADIEQSLVIGAHGPKSGYVIFLE is encoded by the coding sequence ATGTCAAGTAAAGAAAAAATATTAAAAGAGATAAGAAAAAACAATCTTGCAAAAGATATGGGTTTACCAGCATATATTAATTTCGGTATTAAATTTGAGAATCCCTATAAAACTTTTTGTGAAATGATTCAAAGTGTTGGAGGAGATGCTATTTGTATAAAAGAAGAATCCCTTTATGACACTATTAAAAAGTTATATCCAAATGAAAACAATATAGCTTCCAATCTTGAAGAATTGAAAGAAAAGTTTCTTGATACAAATTTAGAAAATGATCCCCACAACTTAAACACAGTTGATTTAGCAATTGTAAAAGGAGAATTTGCAGTGGCAGAAAATGGTGCTGTTTGGGTAAGTAATAAAAGCAATAGGCATAGAGCATTATATTTTATAGCTCAAAATATCATACTTGTGGTAAAAAAAGAGGATATAGTAAATAATATGCACGAAGCCTATGAAAAAATCGATTTTGATGATTTAACTTATGGGGTTTTTGTAAGTGGTCCTTCAAAAACAGCAGATATTGAACAATCACTTGTAATTGGTGCCCATGGACCAAAATCTGGATATGTGATTTTTCTTGAATAA
- a CDS encoding lactate utilization protein B → MSIHNHPKKAKEFVSNDERMHWHDKALWFVREKRDKASKSIPEWEKLREYAQQIKTHTMANLDKYLLEFEENATKRGIKVHFAKDAKEHNEIVYNILKEHQVKKVVKSKSMLTEECHLNPFLEKKGIEVVDTDLGERIVQFRKEPPSHIVLPAIHLKKEDVAKTFHKELGTDENNSDPTYLTRAAREHLRGKFLEADAGITGVNFAIANTGGVVVCTNEGNADMGSSLPKLHIACMGIEKIIPRLQDLSIFTRLLARSATGQPITTYTSHYHGAIENGEMHIVIVDNNRANFLSSNKYKKALNCIRCGACMNTCPVYRRSGGHSYDYVIPGPIGSSLATFRDPKLHKTLSFACSLCGSCSNVCPVKIDLDSQLYNHRQDLYEKNIISTKKRVVMKLSVWVLNSPILFSILGKITRKIVPLIPKKIIYNRFNIWGKQRDIPNMPTKSFKELYKEGSIDVK, encoded by the coding sequence ATGAGTATACATAACCATCCTAAAAAAGCAAAAGAGTTTGTTTCAAATGATGAGAGAATGCATTGGCACGACAAAGCTTTATGGTTTGTAAGGGAAAAAAGAGATAAAGCTTCAAAATCGATACCTGAATGGGAAAAACTAAGGGAATATGCCCAACAAATAAAAACTCATACCATGGCAAACTTAGATAAATACCTCCTTGAGTTTGAAGAAAATGCTACAAAAAGAGGAATTAAAGTACATTTTGCGAAAGATGCAAAAGAGCATAATGAAATCGTTTACAATATTTTAAAAGAACATCAAGTTAAAAAAGTGGTTAAATCAAAATCAATGTTAACAGAAGAGTGCCATTTAAATCCATTCTTAGAAAAAAAAGGCATTGAAGTGGTGGACACAGATTTAGGAGAGAGGATTGTTCAATTTAGAAAAGAGCCCCCTTCTCATATAGTGCTTCCTGCAATTCACTTAAAAAAAGAGGATGTGGCAAAAACTTTTCACAAAGAGCTTGGAACAGATGAAAATAACAGTGATCCCACATATTTAACAAGAGCTGCAAGGGAACATTTAAGAGGAAAATTTTTAGAAGCTGATGCAGGAATCACTGGAGTAAATTTTGCAATTGCAAATACTGGTGGAGTTGTTGTTTGTACAAATGAGGGGAATGCAGATATGGGTTCCTCTTTACCTAAACTTCATATTGCTTGTATGGGAATAGAAAAAATTATCCCAAGATTACAAGATTTGAGTATTTTTACAAGGCTTCTTGCAAGAAGCGCCACAGGGCAACCCATTACAACGTACACTTCTCACTATCATGGAGCAATTGAAAATGGTGAGATGCATATAGTAATAGTTGATAATAATCGAGCCAATTTTTTATCTTCAAATAAATACAAAAAAGCTTTAAATTGTATTAGATGTGGTGCATGTATGAATACCTGCCCCGTTTATAGAAGAAGTGGTGGTCACTCTTATGATTATGTTATCCCTGGACCAATAGGTTCATCTTTAGCAACATTTAGAGATCCAAAATTACACAAAACTTTGAGTTTCGCTTGTAGTTTATGTGGATCATGTTCTAATGTTTGCCCTGTAAAAATAGATCTAGATTCACAACTTTATAATCATAGACAAGATCTATATGAAAAAAATATCATTTCGACAAAAAAAAGAGTTGTTATGAAACTTAGTGTATGGGTGCTAAATAGCCCCATTCTATTTTCAATTTTGGGAAAAATCACTAGAAAAATAGTCCCTTTGATTCCAAAAAAAATCATCTACAATAGATTTAATATTTGGGGAAAACAAAGAGATATTCCTAATATGCCAACAAAAAGTTTTAAAGAACTTTATAAAGAAGGATCTATAGATGTCAAGTAA
- a CDS encoding (Fe-S)-binding protein produces the protein MKIGLFIPCFMNELYPKSCIATLKLLKSLNLDVEYPEEQTCCGQPMANAGCAKDIKTLAYKFVSTFSKYDYIVAPSGSCVTMVKEHYKDFFHEDDEEYNKTKTSIYEICEFLHDIMKITKLDVKFPYKVGLHNSCHGHRALKLGTASELNIPYNNKLRNLLNLVEGIEIVDLKREDECCGFGGTFCVTQEDVSVAMGKDRINDHLDSYAQFITGADMSCLMHLEGIINRDKSPLKVVHITEILAGEVQ, from the coding sequence ATGAAAATTGGGCTATTTATCCCCTGTTTTATGAATGAGTTATATCCAAAAAGCTGCATTGCAACACTAAAACTGCTAAAAAGTTTAAACCTTGATGTTGAATATCCAGAGGAACAAACCTGTTGTGGACAACCTATGGCAAATGCAGGTTGTGCAAAAGATATAAAAACATTGGCTTACAAATTTGTTTCTACATTTAGTAAATATGATTATATTGTAGCACCTTCTGGTTCTTGTGTAACTATGGTAAAAGAACATTATAAAGATTTTTTCCATGAAGATGATGAAGAATACAATAAAACAAAAACTTCCATTTATGAGATTTGTGAATTTTTACATGATATTATGAAAATAACTAAACTAGATGTAAAGTTTCCATATAAAGTGGGACTCCACAACTCTTGTCATGGACATAGAGCATTGAAGTTAGGAACTGCTAGCGAACTTAATATCCCATATAACAATAAATTAAGAAATCTTTTAAATCTTGTTGAAGGTATAGAAATTGTTGATTTAAAAAGGGAAGATGAATGTTGTGGTTTTGGAGGAACATTTTGTGTAACCCAAGAGGATGTTTCAGTTGCAATGGGGAAAGATAGAATAAATGATCACCTAGATTCCTATGCACAATTTATAACAGGAGCAGATATGTCATGTCTTATGCACCTAGAAGGGATTATCAATAGAGATAAAAGCCCACTAAAAGTTGTTCATATAACAGAGATTCTTGCAGGAGAGGTACAATGA
- a CDS encoding deoxycytidylate deaminase, whose translation MISDLNFINIAHEIASASKCVSKQVGAVIVKDGRILSTGYNGTPSGYINCSDYWNGEYTKEHHEWSKTYEIHAEMNALIWAARKGICIENATIYVTLEPCSECSKNLIAAGIKRIVYDIPYEHTNSEVVSKFIKDNGVTIEQVKR comes from the coding sequence ATGATTAGCGATTTAAACTTTATAAACATTGCCCATGAGATAGCAAGCGCATCAAAATGTGTTTCTAAACAAGTTGGTGCAGTTATAGTAAAAGATGGTAGAATCTTATCAACAGGATACAATGGAACCCCCTCAGGATATATAAATTGTAGTGATTATTGGAATGGTGAGTATACAAAAGAGCACCATGAATGGTCTAAAACTTATGAAATTCATGCAGAGATGAATGCTCTAATTTGGGCAGCAAGGAAAGGTATTTGTATCGAAAATGCAACAATTTATGTTACTTTGGAACCTTGTAGTGAATGTTCAAAAAACCTAATTGCTGCTGGAATAAAAAGAATTGTATATGATATTCCATATGAACACACAAACTCAGAAGTGGTATCAAAGTTTATAAAAGATAACGGAGTAACAATAGAACAAGTAAAGAGATAA
- the accB gene encoding acetyl-CoA carboxylase biotin carboxyl carrier protein yields the protein MDFKEIKELIRVFDKSELNKLKVKEGEFEISMQRGFEGGTVVAAPVSYSAPAQVAAAPIAAPISSEAAPAILGETINSPMVGTFYSSPSPEAQSFVKEGDTVKKGQTLCILEAMKIMNEVEAEFDCKITKVLVENGSPVEYDMPIFQVEKL from the coding sequence ATGGATTTTAAAGAGATTAAAGAGTTAATAAGGGTATTTGATAAAAGTGAATTAAATAAGCTAAAAGTAAAAGAGGGTGAATTTGAGATCTCAATGCAAAGGGGTTTTGAGGGTGGAACTGTTGTTGCTGCTCCTGTTTCTTATTCTGCGCCTGCACAAGTTGCTGCTGCTCCAATTGCAGCACCAATTTCATCAGAAGCTGCACCTGCTATTCTGGGTGAAACAATCAATTCTCCAATGGTTGGAACTTTTTATAGTTCACCATCTCCAGAAGCTCAATCATTTGTAAAAGAGGGTGATACTGTTAAAAAAGGTCAAACATTGTGTATCCTTGAAGCAATGAAAATCATGAATGAAGTTGAAGCAGAGTTTGATTGTAAAATTACAAAAGTATTGGTTGAAAATGGATCTCCTGTAGAGTATGATATGCCAATATTTCAAGTAGAAAAACTATAA
- a CDS encoding acetyl-CoA carboxylase biotin carboxylase subunit: MAEIKKILIANRGEIVQRAIRTIREMGKKSVAIYSTGDRNAAYLKHADEAICIGDVKSIDSYLNIPAIITAAEITGCDAIFPGYGFLSENQDFVEICRLHGIKFIGPSVEVMEKMADKSKAKTEMVRAGVPVVPGSEGTISSVEEGKRVAKEIGYPIMAKAAAGGGGRGMRLIKSEADFEQLFMAASSEALAAFGDGSMYLERFINKPRHIEVQVLGDSHGNAIHIGERDCSLQRRHQKVIEESPAILLNDETRAKLHDVAVKATKYLKYEGAGTFEFLADDKQNIYFMEMNTRLQVEHPVSEMVSGLDIIEWMIKVAEGEKLPEQKDIQFNGHAIEVRITAEDPNTFLPCPGRVDQWFVPGGRNVRVDSHVYTGYIVPPYYDSMIGKLIVWGRDRNKAINIMKRALNEFEVEGIKTTIPFHKKMMENKDFISNNYDTKYLENYKNLDDL; the protein is encoded by the coding sequence ATGGCTGAAATCAAAAAAATATTAATCGCTAATAGGGGTGAAATAGTTCAAAGAGCTATTAGAACTATTAGAGAAATGGGTAAAAAGTCAGTTGCAATCTACTCTACAGGAGATAGAAATGCAGCTTATTTAAAGCATGCTGATGAAGCAATTTGTATTGGAGATGTAAAATCTATAGATTCATATCTTAATATTCCTGCAATAATCACAGCAGCAGAGATTACTGGTTGTGATGCAATTTTTCCTGGATATGGTTTCCTCTCAGAGAACCAAGATTTTGTAGAAATTTGCAGACTTCATGGAATAAAATTTATTGGTCCATCTGTTGAAGTAATGGAAAAAATGGCTGATAAATCAAAAGCAAAAACAGAGATGGTAAGAGCAGGGGTTCCAGTTGTTCCAGGATCAGAAGGTACTATTAGTTCAGTAGAAGAGGGTAAAAGAGTTGCTAAAGAGATTGGTTATCCAATTATGGCAAAAGCTGCTGCTGGTGGTGGTGGAAGAGGAATGAGACTTATAAAAAGTGAAGCTGATTTTGAGCAACTCTTTATGGCTGCATCTTCTGAAGCTCTTGCTGCTTTTGGTGATGGATCAATGTATCTTGAAAGATTTATTAATAAACCAAGACATATTGAAGTTCAAGTTCTTGGTGACTCCCATGGAAATGCAATTCATATTGGTGAAAGAGATTGTTCTTTACAAAGAAGACACCAAAAAGTTATTGAGGAATCTCCTGCAATTTTGTTAAATGATGAAACAAGAGCAAAACTTCATGATGTTGCGGTTAAAGCAACTAAATATCTAAAATATGAAGGTGCTGGTACATTTGAGTTTCTTGCAGATGATAAACAAAATATCTATTTTATGGAGATGAATACTAGACTTCAAGTTGAACATCCTGTTTCAGAAATGGTATCAGGACTTGATATTATTGAGTGGATGATTAAAGTAGCTGAGGGTGAAAAACTTCCAGAGCAAAAAGACATCCAATTTAATGGTCATGCAATAGAAGTTAGAATTACAGCAGAAGATCCAAATACATTTTTACCTTGCCCTGGAAGAGTTGACCAATGGTTTGTTCCAGGTGGAAGAAATGTTAGAGTAGATTCTCATGTTTATACAGGATATATTGTTCCTCCATATTATGACTCAATGATAGGAAAACTTATTGTTTGGGGAAGAGATAGAAATAAAGCTATTAATATTATGAAAAGAGCTCTAAATGAGTTTGAAGTAGAGGGTATCAAAACAACTATTCCTTTCCATAAAAAAATGATGGAAAATAAAGATTTTATCTCAAATAATTACGACACAAAATATCTAGAAAACTACAAAAATTTAGATGATCTCTAA